A genomic stretch from Streptomyces sp. QL37 includes:
- a CDS encoding S1 family peptidase, whose product MTFKRFAPLSSISRRARLIAATSGLVTAVALAAPTAVAQAAPDTTVTKAELADASSAVRGADIAGTAWYTEASTGKVVVTVDSTVTAAEIATIKKSVTDSGAKADVNRTEGTFNKLIAGGQAIYAGGGRCSLGFNVRSGSTYYALTAGHCTEIGSTWYTNSGQTTTLGTRAGSSFPTNDYGLIRHSSSAAADGRVYLYNGSYQDITSAATPRVGQAVQRSGSTTGVHGGTVTGLNATVNYGGGDIVYGMIQTNVCAEPGDSGGSLFSGTTALGLTSGGSGNCSSGGTTFFQPVTEALSAYGVSVF is encoded by the coding sequence GTGACCTTCAAGCGCTTCGCCCCTCTCTCCTCGATCTCCAGACGCGCCCGTCTCATCGCCGCGACCTCAGGTCTGGTCACCGCCGTCGCGCTCGCGGCACCCACCGCGGTCGCCCAGGCGGCACCGGACACCACCGTGACGAAGGCCGAGCTGGCCGACGCCAGTTCCGCCGTGCGCGGTGCCGACATCGCGGGCACCGCCTGGTACACCGAGGCGAGCACCGGCAAGGTCGTCGTGACCGTCGACAGCACGGTCACCGCCGCCGAGATCGCCACGATCAAGAAGTCGGTCACCGACTCGGGCGCGAAGGCCGACGTCAACCGCACCGAGGGCACGTTCAACAAGCTCATCGCGGGCGGCCAGGCCATCTACGCCGGCGGCGGACGCTGTTCCCTCGGCTTCAACGTCCGCAGCGGCAGCACCTACTACGCGCTGACCGCCGGGCACTGCACCGAGATAGGCAGCACCTGGTACACCAACTCCGGGCAGACCACCACCCTCGGCACGAGGGCCGGCTCCAGCTTCCCGACCAACGACTACGGGCTCATCCGGCACTCGAGTTCCGCCGCAGCGGACGGCCGGGTCTACCTGTACAACGGCAGCTACCAGGACATCACCTCCGCCGCGACCCCGCGCGTCGGCCAGGCCGTCCAGCGCAGCGGCTCCACCACCGGCGTCCACGGCGGCACGGTGACCGGCCTCAACGCCACCGTGAACTACGGGGGCGGCGACATCGTCTACGGCATGATCCAGACCAACGTCTGCGCCGAGCCGGGCGACAGCGGTGGCTCGCTCTTCTCGGGCACCACGGCCCTGGGCCTCACCTCCGGCGGCAGCGGCAACTGCTCCTCCGGCGGCACCACGTTCTTCCAGCCGGTCACCGAGGCTCTGAGCGCCTACGGCGTCAGCGTCTTCTAG
- a CDS encoding glycosyltransferase, which yields MRALTHRVTPTDPALRHGVRRLLVLLCLMPLLVVLAHHAVRLPRLNLPVCYGLVVLAGTIALLYIAYSRYEDPAEGELRVRPGPDEAFPPLPAAPRVAFLLAVKDEVDGIEACVRSMAASDCPGVRIIVVDDHSQDGTGDVLRRLRDELGITVIHLDSNVGKKHALVRACELADTEIIAFTDSDCVLAPDALRRCVRALVTHPELGAVSGHCRALNTDAGFLARAQDVWYEGQFRVAKAAEASFGSVSCVSGPLAVFRRDAVYNYLPAWADDRFMGAPFRFATDRQLTGYVLGQAWRGAALKRRYAGSPFVEEDFTERRWRVGYVRSAKVWTDVPARLGPLLRQQVRWKKSFIRNLFFTGSFMWRRGPGPAALYYGHVLWVLAAPVMAFRHLVWAPVHGALFLTLLYFCGVILKGCVWGLAYRIDHPGDTHWRYRPLMSLFSSVLMAWLLPYSLLTVRRGVWSRGAA from the coding sequence ATGCGCGCGCTCACGCACCGGGTCACGCCCACCGACCCCGCGCTCCGGCACGGGGTGCGCCGGCTGCTCGTCCTGCTCTGCCTGATGCCGCTCCTGGTCGTCCTGGCCCATCACGCCGTACGACTGCCCCGTCTGAACCTGCCCGTCTGCTACGGGCTCGTCGTGCTGGCCGGCACGATCGCCCTGCTCTACATCGCCTACAGCCGGTACGAGGACCCGGCCGAGGGCGAACTCCGGGTGCGTCCGGGCCCCGACGAGGCCTTCCCGCCGCTGCCCGCCGCCCCCCGGGTCGCGTTCCTGCTGGCCGTCAAGGACGAGGTGGACGGCATCGAGGCGTGCGTACGCTCCATGGCCGCCTCCGACTGCCCCGGGGTGCGGATCATCGTCGTGGACGACCACTCCCAGGACGGGACGGGTGACGTGCTGCGCCGGCTCCGGGACGAGCTCGGCATCACCGTCATCCATCTGGACTCCAACGTCGGCAAGAAGCACGCGCTGGTCCGCGCCTGCGAACTCGCCGACACCGAGATCATCGCCTTCACCGACTCCGACTGCGTCCTCGCCCCCGACGCCCTGCGCCGCTGTGTGCGCGCCCTGGTCACCCACCCGGAGCTGGGGGCCGTGAGCGGCCACTGCCGGGCCCTGAACACGGACGCCGGCTTCCTGGCGCGGGCCCAGGACGTCTGGTACGAGGGCCAGTTCAGGGTGGCCAAGGCGGCCGAGGCGTCCTTCGGCTCGGTGTCCTGCGTCTCGGGACCGCTGGCCGTCTTCCGCCGGGACGCCGTCTACAACTACCTGCCCGCGTGGGCCGACGACCGGTTCATGGGCGCGCCGTTCCGCTTCGCCACGGACCGCCAGCTGACGGGATACGTCCTCGGACAGGCGTGGAGGGGCGCTGCGCTCAAGCGCCGCTACGCCGGATCCCCTTTCGTCGAGGAGGACTTCACCGAGCGCCGCTGGCGCGTCGGGTACGTACGCTCCGCGAAGGTGTGGACCGATGTGCCCGCCCGGCTGGGGCCCCTCCTGCGGCAGCAGGTCCGCTGGAAGAAGAGCTTCATCCGCAACCTCTTCTTCACCGGTTCCTTCATGTGGCGCCGCGGTCCCGGACCCGCGGCCCTCTACTACGGGCACGTGCTGTGGGTGCTCGCCGCACCGGTGATGGCGTTCCGGCATCTGGTCTGGGCGCCGGTGCACGGAGCGCTCTTCCTGACCCTGCTCTACTTCTGCGGAGTGATCCTCAAGGGCTGCGTCTGGGGCCTCGCGTACAGGATCGACCACCCCGGGGACACGCACTGGCGCTATCGGCCCCTCATGAGCCTGTTCTCCTCGGTGCTGATGGCCTGGCTGCTGCCGTACTCCCTGCTCACCGTCCGGCGCGGCGTCTGGTCCAGGGGGGCGGCATGA
- a CDS encoding 2-dehydropantoate 2-reductase N-terminal domain-containing protein has translation MRYIIVGTGAVGGAMGGRLAEAGHEVVLVARGAQYEALREDGLRLTTPEGTRTHRLPVVDGPEALDLGQDDVLVLAVKTQDGVAALDAWSARPVAGGGTAGERLPLICAQNGVESERLALRRFHRVYGCCVYLPASFVEPGRVLAAGAPLTGILHIGRYPSGADDTVRAIAADWEKAKLEAPVVPDVMRWKYAKLLSNLANAIEAVTGVLDGPDGFALFDRARAEGRAVLAAAGIEATGSAEQEEARGGRIRFDPVDGARRGGSSWQSLSRGTGTIEADYLNGEIVLLGREHGIPTPVNEVLRRTANAFARERRAAGSMTVAELTALADAAS, from the coding sequence ATGCGTTACATCATCGTGGGAACCGGCGCCGTCGGCGGCGCCATGGGCGGACGGCTGGCGGAGGCGGGCCACGAGGTGGTGCTCGTCGCGCGCGGAGCGCAGTACGAGGCTCTGCGGGAGGACGGCCTGCGCCTCACCACGCCCGAGGGCACCCGTACCCACCGGCTCCCCGTCGTCGACGGCCCGGAGGCACTGGACCTCGGTCAGGACGACGTCCTCGTCCTCGCCGTCAAGACGCAGGACGGCGTCGCCGCTCTCGACGCCTGGAGCGCACGGCCCGTGGCGGGCGGTGGGACGGCGGGGGAGCGGCTCCCCCTGATCTGCGCGCAGAACGGCGTCGAGAGCGAACGCCTGGCCCTGCGCAGGTTCCACCGCGTCTACGGCTGCTGCGTCTACCTCCCCGCGAGCTTCGTGGAACCGGGCAGGGTCCTCGCCGCCGGAGCCCCGCTCACCGGCATCCTGCACATCGGCCGCTATCCGTCCGGCGCCGACGACACCGTGCGGGCCATCGCCGCCGACTGGGAGAAGGCGAAGCTGGAGGCCCCCGTCGTTCCCGACGTGATGCGCTGGAAGTACGCCAAGCTCCTCTCCAACCTCGCCAACGCGATCGAGGCGGTCACCGGTGTGCTCGACGGCCCCGACGGATTCGCCCTCTTCGACCGGGCCCGTGCGGAAGGACGGGCGGTCCTCGCCGCGGCCGGCATCGAGGCGACCGGAAGCGCGGAGCAGGAGGAGGCCCGCGGTGGCAGGATCCGCTTCGACCCGGTCGACGGGGCCCGGCGCGGCGGTTCGTCCTGGCAGAGTCTCAGCCGAGGCACGGGCACCATCGAGGCCGACTACCTCAACGGCGAGATCGTCCTGCTGGGCCGGGAGCACGGCATCCCGACACCGGTCAACGAGGTGCTGCGGCGCACCGCGAACGCCTTCGCCCGGGAGCGGCGTGCCGCCGGCTCGATGACGGTGGCCGAACTCACCGCCCTGGCCGACGCGGCTTCCTGA
- a CDS encoding nucleotide sugar dehydrogenase, whose amino-acid sequence MAAASLPSQAQHGRRPTVAVVGLGYVGLPTALSLHAAGHTVVGLDISEPRLRDIRSGRVDLLPSQHGRLTTALQDADFRLTADPAAVLGTDAVIICVPTPVDRDLVPDLRALTAACASVVAHAVPGQLLVLTSTSYVGTTRDLLVEPLEARGLRPGTDVFVAFAPERIDPGNPAHSPERTPRVIGGVTPRSAELAASLLAGTAPSVHRVDSPEAAEMSKLWENTFRAVNIALANELTESCLEFALDPRQVIEAAATKPYGFMPFYPGAGVGGHCIPCDPHYLLWQLRARKRTSPLVDTAMTAIAERPARVAGKARDALAAAGLGTAGSRVLILGVAYKPGVADLRESPALEIIDRLTSWGATVEYTDPLVPSLDRHGVVRRSVDAPGTLDWDLVVVHTVHPGTDLGWLDDGPAVLDVTHRPATATGAAV is encoded by the coding sequence GTGGCCGCCGCGAGCCTGCCGTCCCAGGCCCAGCACGGGCGGCGCCCGACGGTCGCGGTCGTGGGCCTCGGTTACGTCGGGCTGCCGACCGCGCTCTCCCTCCACGCGGCCGGCCACACGGTGGTCGGCCTGGACATCAGCGAGCCCCGGCTGCGAGACATCCGGTCCGGCCGGGTCGACCTGTTGCCCTCGCAGCACGGCCGGCTGACCACGGCTCTCCAGGACGCGGACTTCCGGCTGACGGCCGACCCCGCCGCGGTCCTGGGGACGGACGCGGTGATCATCTGCGTGCCGACCCCGGTCGACAGGGATCTCGTGCCCGATCTGCGCGCGCTGACCGCCGCCTGCGCGTCGGTGGTGGCCCACGCGGTACCGGGACAGCTGCTGGTCCTGACCTCGACCAGTTATGTCGGCACCACGCGTGACCTCCTCGTCGAGCCGCTCGAAGCAAGGGGGTTGCGGCCCGGCACCGATGTGTTCGTGGCGTTCGCACCCGAGCGGATCGACCCCGGGAACCCCGCCCACTCCCCCGAGCGGACCCCGCGCGTCATCGGCGGTGTCACTCCCCGGTCGGCCGAGCTCGCCGCCTCCCTGCTGGCCGGAACCGCGCCCTCCGTCCACCGGGTGGACAGCCCGGAAGCCGCCGAGATGAGCAAGCTGTGGGAGAACACCTTCCGGGCGGTGAACATCGCACTGGCGAACGAACTGACGGAGAGCTGCCTGGAGTTCGCACTGGATCCGCGGCAGGTCATCGAAGCCGCGGCCACCAAGCCGTACGGCTTCATGCCCTTCTACCCGGGCGCGGGCGTCGGGGGGCACTGCATCCCCTGCGACCCGCACTACCTGCTGTGGCAGTTGCGGGCGAGGAAGAGGACGTCCCCTCTGGTGGACACCGCGATGACGGCGATCGCCGAGCGGCCCGCCCGGGTCGCCGGGAAGGCGCGGGACGCCCTCGCCGCCGCGGGGCTGGGGACCGCCGGCTCCCGGGTGCTGATCCTGGGCGTGGCCTACAAGCCCGGTGTGGCGGATCTGCGCGAGAGTCCGGCCCTGGAGATCATCGACCGGCTCACGTCCTGGGGCGCCACCGTCGAGTACACGGACCCGCTGGTCCCGAGCCTGGACCGGCACGGCGTCGTACGGCGCAGTGTCGACGCCCCCGGAACGCTGGACTGGGACCTGGTCGTCGTCCACACCGTGCACCCCGGGACGGACCTGGGCTGGCTGGACGACGGCCCCGCCGTCCTGGACGTCACGCATCGGCCGGCCACGGCCACCGGCGCCGCCGTATGA
- a CDS encoding polysaccharide deacetylase family protein, with product MTHSAPGRAVLGLLAAAMACVPFYGAWRFDEFHRSVAAQEAPPARGAAQVAGGQASGRRTEGPAPVVLAYHDIGRDSRSRYTVTPEAFDAQLAALAAAGYRTLSSEEFTAYLRGGPAPGPRSVFLTFDDGAHGLWVHADRILARYRMRASAFLITRAVGSHRPYYLSWEEIGRMARSGRWDFENHTHDLHRREAVDATGRTSSALASRLWLPGEERRETAQEYRRRIEADLDRSIGDITRRGLPRPRLFAYPFSETNGHTSASPTDRTLHTALAERFVAALTNNSGRPLPAGRRAASAREVQRVEVTAGTGVRELLAEVRRWTAVSPADCPAPLGQPRSWRRDGRWRGPGLGAFTGAGPYPGPTGYATAAYRPMGSADWTGYGVDFRVAGLRESENSVGVIVRDGSLDPLEVSLSFSYVRLREHRGGRWHEIGRRTLTDASAHRVRITVEDGRTLVAVDGRTQIRQAARATGGDATGGIAVSVRNGDPDGGWPRFDSLTVRPSAGAGKDGARRG from the coding sequence GTGACCCACTCCGCACCCGGACGGGCGGTGCTCGGGCTGCTCGCCGCGGCGATGGCCTGCGTGCCCTTCTACGGCGCCTGGCGCTTCGACGAGTTCCACCGGTCCGTGGCGGCGCAGGAGGCCCCTCCCGCTCGCGGGGCCGCCCAGGTCGCGGGCGGGCAGGCCTCCGGGCGGCGGACGGAAGGCCCCGCCCCCGTCGTGCTGGCATACCACGACATCGGCCGTGACAGTCGCAGCCGCTACACGGTGACCCCCGAGGCGTTCGACGCCCAGCTCGCCGCACTCGCGGCGGCGGGCTACCGCACGCTGAGCAGCGAGGAGTTCACCGCGTACCTGCGCGGAGGGCCGGCGCCGGGGCCGCGCTCGGTGTTCCTGACCTTCGACGACGGCGCCCACGGGCTGTGGGTCCACGCAGACCGCATCCTCGCCAGGTACCGCATGCGGGCGTCCGCCTTCCTCATCACCCGGGCGGTGGGGAGCCATCGCCCGTACTACCTCTCCTGGGAGGAGATCGGCCGTATGGCCCGGTCGGGTCGCTGGGACTTCGAGAACCACACGCACGACCTCCACCGGCGCGAGGCCGTGGACGCGACGGGCCGCACGTCCTCCGCGCTCGCCTCCCGGCTGTGGCTGCCCGGCGAGGAGCGGCGGGAGACGGCGCAGGAGTACCGGCGGCGGATCGAGGCCGACCTGGACCGGTCGATCGGCGACATCACCCGCCGGGGACTGCCCAGGCCCCGGCTCTTCGCCTACCCCTTCTCCGAGACGAACGGCCACACTTCGGCGTCGCCCACCGACCGGACGCTGCACACGGCGCTCGCCGAGCGGTTCGTGGCCGCCCTGACCAACAACTCCGGCCGTCCGCTGCCGGCCGGGCGGCGGGCGGCGTCCGCCCGTGAGGTGCAGCGGGTGGAGGTCACCGCCGGCACCGGCGTCCGGGAGCTGCTGGCGGAGGTCCGGCGCTGGACGGCGGTGTCCCCGGCCGACTGCCCGGCCCCGCTCGGCCAGCCGCGCTCGTGGCGGCGCGACGGCCGCTGGCGCGGCCCCGGTCTCGGGGCGTTCACCGGCGCGGGCCCCTATCCCGGTCCCACGGGGTACGCGACTGCCGCCTACCGGCCGATGGGCTCCGCCGACTGGACCGGCTACGGAGTCGACTTCCGGGTGGCCGGTCTGCGGGAGTCCGAGAACAGCGTCGGCGTGATCGTGCGTGACGGCAGCCTCGACCCGCTCGAGGTGTCGCTCAGCTTCAGTTACGTCAGGCTTCGCGAGCACAGGGGCGGGCGGTGGCACGAGATCGGCCGCCGCACCCTGACCGACGCCTCGGCTCACCGGGTGAGGATCACCGTGGAGGACGGCCGGACCCTGGTCGCCGTCGACGGGAGGACTCAGATTCGGCAGGCCGCACGCGCGACCGGCGGCGACGCGACCGGGGGGATCGCCGTCAGCGTGCGTAACGGTGACCCCGACGGGGGCTGGCCGCGCTTCGACTCCCTGACGGTGCGTCCGTCGGCCGGCGCGGGGAAGGACGGGGCACGGCGCGGGTAG
- the mgt gene encoding macrolide-inactivating glycosyltransferase — protein MTPTPRAHIAMFSIAAHGHVNPSLEVIRELVARGHRVSYAIPASFAEKVAATGAEPVIYTSVLPTEDNPEDWGTELIDNLEPFLEDAIQALPQLADAFEGDEPDLVLHDITSYPARVLAHRWGVPAVQLWPNLVPWEGYEEEVGDPANAELKQTGRGRAYFARFASWLAENGLGDLSSDDFVARPRRGLVLIPEALQPNADRVDHARFTFVGACQGERADQGEWKRPAGAGKVLLVSLGSSFTNEPAFYRECVKAFGDLPDWHVVLQIGAHVDPADLGDVPDSVEVHSWVPQLSVLKQADAFITHAGAGGSQEGLATGTPMVAVPQAVDQFGNADMLQAIGVARHLPKEEADAASLRDAVLALVGDPDVATRLERIRKQMAGEGGAKRAADLIEAELPARQA, from the coding sequence ATGACACCGACCCCGCGTGCCCACATCGCCATGTTCTCCATCGCAGCCCACGGGCACGTGAACCCGAGCCTCGAAGTCATCCGGGAGCTCGTCGCCCGAGGACACCGCGTCAGTTACGCCATCCCGGCCTCCTTCGCCGAGAAGGTCGCCGCCACCGGAGCCGAGCCGGTGATCTACACCTCGGTGCTGCCCACCGAGGACAACCCGGAGGACTGGGGGACCGAACTGATCGACAACCTCGAACCTTTCCTCGAGGACGCGATCCAGGCACTCCCGCAGCTCGCCGACGCCTTCGAGGGCGACGAACCGGACCTCGTCCTGCACGACATCACCTCCTATCCGGCCCGCGTCCTCGCCCACCGCTGGGGTGTGCCCGCGGTCCAGCTCTGGCCCAACCTCGTTCCCTGGGAGGGGTACGAGGAGGAGGTCGGGGATCCGGCGAACGCCGAGCTGAAGCAGACCGGGAGGGGCAGGGCGTACTTCGCGCGCTTCGCGTCCTGGCTCGCGGAGAACGGTCTGGGCGACCTCTCGTCCGACGACTTCGTGGCCCGGCCGCGCCGTGGCCTGGTGCTCATCCCCGAGGCGCTCCAGCCGAACGCCGACCGGGTGGACCACGCCAGGTTCACCTTCGTCGGCGCCTGCCAGGGCGAGCGCGCCGACCAGGGGGAGTGGAAGCGGCCCGCCGGGGCCGGGAAGGTCCTGCTGGTCTCGCTCGGCTCGTCGTTCACCAACGAGCCGGCGTTCTACCGCGAGTGCGTCAAGGCCTTCGGCGACCTGCCGGACTGGCACGTGGTGCTGCAGATCGGCGCGCACGTCGACCCGGCGGACCTCGGGGACGTACCGGACAGCGTGGAGGTGCACTCCTGGGTCCCCCAGCTGTCCGTCCTGAAGCAGGCGGACGCCTTCATCACCCACGCGGGCGCCGGCGGAAGCCAGGAAGGGCTCGCCACCGGCACCCCGATGGTGGCGGTCCCGCAGGCCGTCGACCAGTTCGGCAACGCGGACATGCTCCAGGCCATCGGCGTCGCCCGGCACCTGCCGAAGGAGGAGGCGGACGCCGCGTCCCTGCGTGACGCGGTGCTCGCCCTGGTGGGCGACCCGGACGTGGCCACGAGGCTGGAGCGGATCCGGAAGCAGATGGCGGGGGAGGGCGGGGCGAAGCGGGCAGCCGACCTCATCGAGGCCGAACTCCCCGCCCGCCAGGCCTGA
- a CDS encoding DUF1697 domain-containing protein, giving the protein MSTMYAALLRGINVSGHRRVPMAELRALLGELGHEDVATHLQSGNAVFRSASGDESALAAELERGIEERFGFPVDCLVRTGAYLAGVAGACPFPAADLEAKQLHVTYFDQAVDAARFASLDADAFRPEEFRLGDRALYLYAPDGLGRSKLAVVLGRPAFTRGLVATSRNWNTVVKLVEMTRD; this is encoded by the coding sequence ATGAGCACGATGTACGCGGCGCTGCTGCGCGGGATCAACGTCAGCGGCCACCGGCGGGTTCCCATGGCGGAACTCCGTGCGCTGCTCGGTGAGCTGGGACACGAGGACGTCGCCACCCACCTGCAGAGCGGCAACGCCGTGTTCCGCAGCGCGTCGGGCGACGAGAGCGCCCTGGCCGCCGAGCTGGAGCGGGGGATCGAGGAACGGTTCGGCTTCCCGGTCGACTGTCTCGTCCGCACGGGCGCCTATCTCGCGGGCGTGGCCGGGGCCTGTCCCTTTCCGGCCGCCGATCTGGAGGCGAAGCAGCTGCACGTCACCTACTTCGACCAGGCCGTGGACGCCGCGCGGTTCGCCTCGCTCGACGCCGATGCCTTCCGCCCCGAGGAGTTCCGGCTGGGGGACCGCGCCCTCTATCTGTACGCGCCCGACGGGCTCGGGCGCTCCAAGCTCGCCGTGGTGCTCGGGCGGCCCGCCTTCACCCGTGGCCTCGTCGCCACGAGCCGTAACTGGAACACCGTGGTCAAGCTTGTGGAGATGACGCGTGACTGA
- a CDS encoding S8 family peptidase has product MAIHKRVRSVKLTAAITAVAAAAGVTLLTTPFAGAATAPATGTVYGADAATAVSGSYIVMLDQKADKADLAKEYGGTLKRNYKSAINGFSASGLSETEAKRLAADPAVSKVVQNKKFHIDATQDNPPSWGLDRIDQAETAGDGAYNYPDAAGGDVTAYVIDTGVRVTHKDFEGRATSGFDAVDNDDDADDGNGHGTHVAGTIAGASHGVAKKAKIVAVRVLDDAGSGTTEQVVAGIDWVTANHEGPSVANMSLGGSADPALDAAVQKAIASGVTFAVAAGNESSDAGEGSPSRVPEAITVASSTVDDEQSSFSNFGSVVDIYAPGSDITSDWNDSDDGTNTISGTSMATPHVVGAAAVYLGGHPDATPEEVATALTDGATPDAISNATEGTANKLLKVVE; this is encoded by the coding sequence ATGGCAATTCACAAGCGCGTGCGTTCGGTCAAGCTCACCGCCGCGATAACCGCTGTGGCAGCGGCCGCCGGTGTCACCCTGCTCACCACCCCGTTCGCCGGAGCCGCCACGGCGCCTGCGACGGGCACCGTCTACGGCGCGGACGCGGCGACGGCCGTCTCCGGCAGCTACATCGTGATGCTGGACCAGAAGGCCGACAAGGCCGACCTGGCCAAGGAGTACGGCGGCACCCTCAAGCGGAACTACAAGTCGGCCATCAACGGCTTCTCGGCCAGCGGGCTTTCGGAGACCGAGGCCAAGCGGCTCGCCGCCGACCCGGCCGTGTCCAAGGTCGTCCAGAACAAGAAGTTCCACATCGACGCCACCCAGGACAACCCGCCGTCCTGGGGTCTGGACCGGATCGACCAGGCCGAGACCGCCGGTGACGGTGCGTACAACTACCCCGACGCCGCCGGCGGGGACGTCACCGCGTACGTCATCGACACGGGTGTCCGCGTCACCCACAAGGACTTCGAGGGCCGCGCCACTTCGGGCTTCGACGCCGTGGACAACGACGACGACGCCGACGACGGCAACGGACACGGCACCCACGTGGCGGGAACCATCGCGGGCGCGTCCCACGGGGTGGCCAAGAAGGCGAAGATCGTGGCCGTCCGCGTCCTGGACGACGCGGGCTCGGGCACCACCGAGCAGGTCGTCGCGGGCATCGACTGGGTCACCGCGAACCACGAGGGCCCGTCCGTCGCCAACATGAGCCTGGGCGGCTCCGCGGACCCGGCCCTCGACGCCGCCGTCCAGAAGGCCATCGCCTCCGGCGTCACCTTCGCGGTCGCCGCGGGCAACGAGTCGAGCGACGCGGGCGAGGGCTCTCCCTCCCGTGTCCCCGAGGCCATCACCGTCGCCTCGTCCACGGTGGACGACGAGCAGTCGTCGTTCTCCAACTTCGGTTCGGTCGTGGACATCTACGCCCCCGGCTCGGACATCACGTCGGACTGGAACGACAGCGACGACGGCACGAACACCATCTCGGGTACGTCCATGGCGACCCCGCACGTCGTCGGCGCCGCCGCCGTCTACCTCGGCGGACACCCGGACGCCACGCCGGAGGAGGTCGCCACGGCGCTGACCGACGGTGCCACCCCGGACGCCATCTCCAACGCGACCGAGGGGACGGCCAACAAGCTCCTGAAGGTCGTGGAATAG
- a CDS encoding nuclear transport factor 2 family protein: MTEPSPAVAAAIEGELRLLDPVVRASADVLATLLHPDFREIGTSGRLWRRDTIIAMLTQPDADPDAPPPVPLTASRMRGDQLAPDLVHLTFDTESQGLRSHRSSLWRLTGDGWLLYFHQATPFIDDPFAEV, from the coding sequence GTGACTGAGCCCTCGCCCGCCGTGGCCGCAGCCATCGAGGGAGAGCTCCGCCTCCTCGACCCCGTGGTACGGGCCTCCGCCGATGTGCTGGCCACGCTGCTGCACCCGGACTTCCGGGAGATCGGCACCAGCGGCCGCCTCTGGCGGCGGGACACGATCATCGCCATGCTCACACAACCGGACGCGGACCCGGATGCTCCGCCTCCCGTCCCGCTCACCGCGTCACGGATGCGTGGCGACCAGCTCGCGCCTGACCTGGTGCACCTCACCTTCGACACGGAGTCCCAGGGCCTGCGGTCCCACCGCAGCTCACTGTGGCGTCTGACGGGGGACGGGTGGCTGCTCTACTTCCACCAGGCGACGCCCTTCATCGACGATCCGTTCGCCGAGGTCTGA